The Opitutus sp. ER46 genome contains a region encoding:
- a CDS encoding prolyl oligopeptidase family serine peptidase, whose product MRITLIALLALASSSASFADSPTWQYPAAARGNVVDDYHGTKVADPYRWLEDLDSPETRAWVETENKLTFGFLEKLPQRAYFRERLTTLWNYPRIGVPFKEGGRYFFSKNSGLQNQAVFYVQEKLGAEPRVLIDPNTLAKDGTVALAGTQVSKDGKWVAYSTAAAGSDWNEIRVRAVDDGKDASDVIAWVKFSGPSWTKDNGGFFYSRYPAATTDEGTGKTFSSLEHQRMYYHKLGTPQSADRLIYERADEPQWFVNGGVTEDGKYLIVTTSRGSAPENLLSYVDLGNPEAPTIDAKVVPIVTEWDAEYAVVGNRGSVLFVVTNLDAPRRRIIAIDTQAPARANWKTLVPEGEDTIDSVAIIGGRFVVKTMHDASSRLAIYSLEGKAQGHVALPGIGTVGAISGREDETEFFYNFVSFTTPATNFRHDVATNRGEIYQAPQVAFNPADYETKQVFYTSKDGTRVPMFISHKKGLKIDANTPALLYGYGGFDVSLTPAFSVVNLVWMEAGGVYAMPNLRGGGEYGKAWHESGTKERKQNVFDDFIAAAEWLFANKYTSPAKLVLSGGSNGGLLVGATVNQRPDLCRVAWPAVGVMDMLRFHKFTIGYAWVNDYGSSDDAAGFKYLSAYSPLHTAKAGVKYPAVLVTTADHDDRVHPAHSFKYTAELQAKVANTADSGPIMIRIETKAGHGAGKPTSKMIEEAADKLGFAAHFLGLNVPAKP is encoded by the coding sequence ATGCGTATAACGCTGATTGCCTTGCTTGCCCTTGCTTCCTCCTCCGCCTCCTTCGCCGACAGTCCCACCTGGCAGTATCCCGCGGCCGCCCGCGGCAATGTCGTTGATGACTACCATGGCACGAAGGTGGCCGATCCGTATCGCTGGCTCGAAGACCTCGACTCGCCGGAAACCCGCGCCTGGGTCGAGACCGAGAACAAACTCACCTTCGGCTTCCTCGAGAAGCTCCCGCAGCGCGCCTACTTCCGCGAGCGACTGACCACGCTCTGGAATTACCCGCGCATCGGCGTGCCCTTCAAGGAAGGCGGCCGGTACTTCTTCTCCAAGAACAGCGGCCTGCAGAACCAGGCCGTCTTCTACGTGCAGGAAAAGCTCGGCGCTGAGCCGCGCGTGCTGATCGATCCCAACACGCTCGCCAAGGACGGCACCGTCGCCCTCGCCGGCACCCAGGTGTCGAAGGACGGCAAGTGGGTCGCGTACAGCACCGCCGCCGCCGGCTCCGACTGGAATGAGATCCGCGTGCGCGCGGTGGACGACGGCAAGGATGCCAGCGACGTGATCGCGTGGGTGAAGTTCTCCGGCCCGTCTTGGACCAAGGACAACGGCGGCTTCTTCTATTCCCGCTATCCCGCCGCCACGACCGACGAAGGCACGGGCAAGACCTTCAGCTCCCTCGAGCACCAGCGCATGTACTACCACAAGCTCGGCACCCCGCAGTCCGCCGACCGCCTGATCTACGAGCGCGCCGACGAGCCCCAGTGGTTCGTCAACGGCGGCGTCACCGAGGACGGCAAGTACCTCATCGTGACGACCTCCCGCGGCTCCGCGCCGGAAAACCTCCTGAGCTATGTCGACCTCGGCAACCCCGAGGCGCCGACGATTGACGCCAAGGTGGTGCCGATCGTGACGGAGTGGGACGCGGAATACGCCGTGGTCGGCAACCGCGGTTCGGTCCTCTTCGTGGTGACTAATCTCGATGCGCCGCGCCGTCGCATCATCGCGATCGATACGCAGGCTCCGGCCCGCGCGAACTGGAAGACGCTGGTCCCCGAGGGGGAGGACACCATCGATTCCGTCGCCATCATCGGCGGCCGCTTCGTCGTGAAGACGATGCACGATGCGAGCAGCCGGCTCGCGATCTACAGCCTCGAGGGCAAGGCGCAGGGCCATGTCGCGCTGCCCGGCATCGGGACCGTTGGCGCCATCAGCGGCCGCGAGGACGAGACGGAGTTCTTCTACAACTTCGTTTCATTCACGACGCCCGCGACGAACTTCCGCCACGACGTCGCCACGAATCGCGGCGAGATTTACCAGGCGCCGCAGGTCGCGTTCAATCCGGCCGACTACGAGACGAAGCAGGTGTTCTACACCTCGAAGGACGGCACGCGCGTGCCGATGTTCATCTCCCACAAGAAGGGCCTGAAGATCGACGCGAACACCCCGGCGCTCCTTTACGGCTACGGCGGCTTCGACGTGTCGCTTACGCCGGCGTTCTCGGTCGTGAACCTCGTCTGGATGGAGGCGGGTGGCGTGTATGCGATGCCGAACCTCCGCGGCGGCGGCGAATACGGCAAAGCCTGGCACGAGTCGGGCACGAAGGAGCGCAAGCAGAACGTGTTCGACGACTTCATCGCCGCGGCCGAGTGGCTGTTCGCGAACAAGTACACTTCGCCCGCGAAGCTTGTCCTCAGCGGCGGCTCCAACGGCGGCCTGCTCGTCGGCGCAACCGTCAACCAGCGTCCCGACCTCTGCCGCGTCGCGTGGCCGGCCGTGGGCGTGATGGACATGCTCCGCTTCCACAAATTCACCATCGGCTACGCCTGGGTGAATGACTACGGCTCCAGCGACGATGCCGCGGGCTTCAAGTACCTCTCGGCCTACTCGCCGCTGCACACGGCCAAGGCTGGGGTGAAGTATCCCGCGGTGCTGGTGACCACGGCCGACCACGACGACCGCGTGCACCCGGCGCACTCCTTCAAGTACACCGCTGAACTGCAGGCCAAGGTGGCCAACACCGCCGACTCGGGCCCGATCATGATCCGGATCGAGACCAAGGCGGGGCATGGCGCCGGCAAGCCCACCTCGAAGATGATCGAGGAGGCGGCCGACAAGCTCGGCTTCGCGGCCCACTTCCTCGGCCTCAACGTGCCGGCGAAGCCGTGA
- the mnmA gene encoding tRNA 2-thiouridine(34) synthase MnmA translates to MSNAATNVPPRILVAMSGGVDSSVAALRLQQQGHAIVGAYMKNWINEDNVIGECPWQQDIEDARAVCDRLGIEFRVVNLMREYRERIVQYLLDGYAHGQTPNPDVMCNREIKFGVFRAWARDHGFSAVATGHYARRVEVPAPSPTPGAPAGAGPAATPTCQLWEGADKNKDQSYFLALLNQEQLRDALFPIGDLPKPELRRLAREAGLPTADKKDSQGICFIGEVKMADFLRAYVPDAPGPILRATDGKELGQHRGLHFYTIGQRRGIGVPSNTNHEAYVVVGKRAADRALLVAFDHPDAPGLFQSEVRVHSLSWIGTPLTTPGALEARVRYRDPRVPIEFIPEGGGTARVRFRDPQRGLATGQILALYAGEQLLGGGIYV, encoded by the coding sequence TTGTCCAACGCCGCCACCAACGTCCCGCCCAGGATCCTCGTCGCCATGTCCGGCGGCGTCGACAGCTCCGTGGCCGCGCTCCGCCTGCAGCAGCAGGGCCACGCGATTGTGGGCGCGTACATGAAGAACTGGATCAACGAGGACAACGTGATCGGCGAATGCCCGTGGCAGCAGGACATCGAGGACGCCCGCGCGGTGTGCGACCGGCTCGGGATCGAGTTTCGGGTGGTCAACCTGATGCGCGAGTACCGGGAGCGCATCGTGCAGTATCTGCTCGACGGGTACGCGCACGGGCAGACGCCCAACCCCGACGTGATGTGCAACCGTGAGATTAAGTTCGGCGTGTTCCGCGCCTGGGCGCGCGATCACGGCTTCAGCGCGGTGGCCACCGGGCACTACGCGCGCCGGGTCGAAGTGCCCGCGCCGAGCCCCACCCCCGGCGCGCCGGCCGGCGCCGGCCCGGCGGCGACACCCACGTGCCAGCTCTGGGAGGGCGCCGACAAGAACAAGGACCAGTCGTACTTTCTCGCCCTCCTGAACCAGGAGCAGTTGCGCGACGCGCTCTTCCCCATCGGCGATCTGCCGAAACCGGAGCTGCGCCGGCTCGCACGCGAGGCCGGCCTGCCCACGGCGGACAAGAAGGACAGCCAGGGCATCTGTTTCATCGGCGAGGTGAAGATGGCCGACTTCCTTCGCGCCTACGTGCCCGACGCGCCCGGCCCCATCCTGCGCGCCACCGACGGCAAGGAGCTCGGACAACACCGGGGGCTGCATTTCTACACCATTGGCCAGCGCCGCGGCATTGGCGTGCCGTCCAACACCAACCACGAGGCCTACGTCGTCGTGGGCAAACGCGCCGCGGATCGCGCGCTGCTCGTCGCTTTCGACCATCCCGACGCGCCGGGATTGTTTCAGTCGGAGGTGCGCGTCCACTCCCTGAGCTGGATCGGCACCCCGCTCACCACCCCCGGCGCGCTTGAGGCGCGTGTGCGGTACCGCGATCCGCGCGTGCCGATCGAGTTCATCCCCGAGGGCGGCGGCACCGCGCGCGTGCGTTTTCGCGACCCGCAGCGCGGCCTCGCCACCGGCCAGATTCTCGCGCTCTACGCCGGCGAGCAGCTCCTCGGCGGAGGCATCTACGTATAG
- a CDS encoding HD domain-containing protein, whose translation METPSLSPAARLAQQIEFIVECDKLKEIFRQTLVTKSRRAENDAEHSWHLCLCVIVLAEHANTPNLDVLRVLKMVILHDLVEIDAGDTFAYDTAGMANQHEREAVAASRIFGLLPPDQARQFRALWDEFEERATPESRFAAAVDRFQPMLLNVRTQGGAWQKHGITHDRVVARNQHVAAGSQAIWAYADQMLKEAVAAGFLADAPRSKAED comes from the coding sequence GTGGAAACACCCTCTCTCTCCCCCGCGGCGCGGCTGGCCCAGCAGATCGAGTTCATCGTCGAGTGCGACAAGCTGAAAGAGATCTTCCGGCAAACGCTGGTCACGAAGAGCCGGCGCGCCGAAAACGACGCCGAGCACTCCTGGCACCTCTGTCTCTGCGTCATCGTCCTGGCCGAGCACGCCAACACGCCCAACCTGGACGTCCTCCGCGTGCTCAAGATGGTCATCCTGCACGACCTGGTGGAGATCGATGCGGGCGACACCTTCGCCTACGACACGGCTGGGATGGCCAACCAGCACGAACGCGAGGCCGTCGCTGCCAGCCGCATCTTCGGGCTGCTCCCGCCCGACCAGGCCCGCCAGTTTCGCGCGCTGTGGGATGAGTTTGAGGAACGCGCCACGCCCGAGTCCCGCTTCGCCGCCGCGGTCGACCGGTTCCAGCCCATGCTCCTCAACGTGCGCACCCAGGGCGGAGCCTGGCAGAAGCACGGCATCACCCACGACCGGGTCGTCGCCCGCAACCAGCACGTCGCCGCCGGCTCCCAGGCCATCTGGGCCTACGCCGACCAGATGTTGAAGGAGGCGGTCGCCGCCGGATTCCTGGCGGACGCCCCGCGCTCGAAAGCTGAAGACTGA
- a CDS encoding alpha-amylase family glycosyl hydrolase translates to MAEHPHRIVRAWLESPSSGIIELDRDWTMLVRPRFTLGRHCPALSGLVPVPGLAAGRAYGYFLNALGEISFVLPLEHGCAIDPQVDTVYLAGNFNDWSAAVGQAEWRLRPAKLDGERVLMWTGEATRFLLAPGLQFKFVTGEHQWLTPPGDAPNVVRDPDGNLNRMLDPTRTGWHLWRFSLGETLDLAEAWTVAWADPVAHGAAATVPVVPGNFFYELETHLELGAIVRGGTTVFRLFAPRARAVTLYLSRELGDPVNAQQFALSRRADAEGEVGIWEVTLDHNLHGAFYWYSVDGRREAGFDPLVKILDPYALATVDRQGPGIVVDKALIGHGDRRFRTPDWHDLIIAEAHVRDLVANAPIKATTEQRRGFTGLKTWIESPEFHLGFLGVNAIEFQPVHEFDNARRDEYGWGYMPTSYFAPESSYALAPERASGIREFQDVVTACHRRGMAVILDVVFNHVGLPPHLMYIDRLYYFEQDAHGALANWSGCGNDLRARSAMARRLIVDSCIHYIETYGVDGFRFDLAELLGLEVLREIEAALKRVKPNVILIAEPWSFRGHIAGALRDTGWASWNDGFRDFVRDYVRGNGAADRMEYFLRGSPWYFAKWPAQTVNYTESHDDRTWIDVITENPHGNGFTPTANDQRRTHLMAALLFMSLGIPMLAAGQDFLRSKHGVTNTYQHPEVNALEYRRLYRYLSTHAYFADWIAFRRGEIGRLLRQYSRPTEGFFQFFHAPGSPALAALYNADFSQGPLRLLFAINPTLNEVMIPIGAEIAGSVGAWDPLADQDRFYWSDAHGATLPVEAELFLPALSCGLWISEE, encoded by the coding sequence ATGGCAGAGCACCCACACCGCATTGTCCGCGCCTGGCTCGAGTCGCCCTCGTCGGGGATCATCGAGCTCGATCGCGACTGGACGATGCTGGTCCGGCCGCGGTTCACGCTGGGACGGCACTGCCCGGCATTGTCGGGGCTCGTGCCGGTGCCGGGCCTGGCGGCGGGTCGGGCCTACGGCTATTTTCTCAATGCGCTGGGCGAGATCTCGTTTGTCCTGCCGCTCGAGCACGGTTGTGCCATCGATCCGCAGGTCGACACCGTGTACCTGGCCGGGAACTTCAACGACTGGAGCGCCGCGGTCGGCCAGGCCGAGTGGCGGCTGCGGCCGGCGAAGCTCGATGGCGAACGCGTGCTCATGTGGACGGGCGAGGCGACCCGGTTCCTCCTCGCGCCGGGGCTGCAGTTCAAGTTCGTCACCGGCGAGCACCAGTGGCTGACGCCGCCGGGCGACGCGCCCAACGTCGTGCGCGATCCTGACGGCAATCTCAACCGGATGCTCGATCCGACGCGGACCGGCTGGCATCTGTGGCGCTTCTCGCTCGGCGAGACGCTGGACCTCGCGGAAGCGTGGACGGTCGCGTGGGCCGACCCGGTGGCGCATGGCGCGGCGGCGACGGTGCCGGTCGTGCCGGGCAACTTCTTCTACGAACTTGAGACGCACCTGGAACTCGGCGCGATCGTGCGCGGCGGCACGACGGTCTTCCGGCTCTTTGCGCCGCGCGCGCGGGCGGTGACGCTCTACCTGAGCCGGGAGCTCGGGGACCCGGTGAACGCCCAGCAGTTTGCGCTCTCGCGCCGTGCCGACGCCGAGGGCGAGGTGGGCATCTGGGAGGTGACGCTCGATCATAACCTGCACGGCGCGTTCTACTGGTACTCGGTCGATGGGCGGCGCGAGGCCGGCTTCGATCCACTGGTGAAGATCCTGGACCCATACGCGCTCGCGACGGTGGACCGGCAGGGGCCGGGCATCGTGGTCGACAAGGCGCTGATCGGCCACGGCGACCGGCGATTCCGCACGCCGGACTGGCACGACCTCATCATTGCGGAAGCGCACGTCCGCGACCTGGTGGCCAACGCGCCGATCAAAGCCACGACCGAGCAGCGCCGAGGCTTCACCGGGCTCAAAACCTGGATCGAGAGTCCGGAGTTCCACCTCGGCTTCCTGGGCGTGAACGCCATCGAGTTCCAGCCGGTGCACGAGTTCGATAACGCCCGGCGCGACGAGTACGGCTGGGGCTACATGCCCACGAGCTACTTCGCGCCGGAGAGCAGTTACGCGCTGGCGCCGGAGCGGGCCTCCGGCATTCGCGAATTTCAGGACGTGGTGACGGCCTGCCACCGCCGCGGCATGGCGGTGATCCTCGATGTCGTGTTCAACCACGTCGGGCTGCCGCCGCACCTGATGTACATCGACCGGCTGTATTACTTCGAGCAGGACGCCCACGGTGCGCTGGCGAACTGGAGCGGCTGCGGCAACGACCTGCGCGCGCGGTCTGCGATGGCGCGCCGGCTGATCGTCGACAGCTGCATCCACTACATTGAGACGTACGGCGTCGACGGCTTCCGGTTCGACCTCGCGGAGCTGCTCGGCCTGGAGGTGCTGCGCGAGATCGAGGCGGCGCTGAAGCGGGTGAAGCCCAACGTCATCCTCATCGCGGAGCCGTGGAGCTTTCGCGGGCACATCGCCGGCGCGCTGCGCGACACCGGCTGGGCCTCCTGGAACGACGGCTTCCGCGACTTCGTGCGCGACTACGTGCGCGGCAACGGCGCGGCGGACCGGATGGAGTACTTCCTGCGCGGCTCGCCCTGGTATTTCGCGAAGTGGCCGGCGCAGACCGTCAACTACACCGAGTCCCACGACGACCGCACGTGGATCGATGTGATCACCGAGAACCCGCACGGCAACGGCTTCACGCCGACGGCCAACGACCAGCGTCGCACGCACCTGATGGCCGCGCTGCTGTTCATGTCGCTCGGCATCCCGATGCTCGCGGCCGGGCAGGATTTCCTGCGCTCGAAGCACGGCGTGACGAACACGTACCAGCACCCGGAGGTCAACGCGCTGGAGTACCGCCGACTGTACCGGTACCTCAGCACGCACGCCTATTTCGCCGACTGGATCGCCTTTCGCCGGGGCGAGATCGGGCGGCTCCTGCGGCAGTATTCGCGTCCGACCGAGGGCTTCTTCCAGTTCTTTCACGCGCCGGGTTCGCCGGCGCTGGCGGCCTTGTACAACGCGGATTTTTCCCAAGGACCCTTGCGGCTGCTGTTCGCGATCAACCCGACGCTCAATGAAGTCATGATCCCGATTGGCGCGGAGATCGCGGGCTCGGTTGGGGCGTGGGATCCGCTGGCGGACCAGGACCGCTTCTACTGGTCCGACGCCCACGGCGCCACGCTGCCGGTCGAGGCGGAGTTGTTCCTGCCGGCGCTCAGTTGCGGGCTCTGGATCAGCGAGGAGTGA
- a CDS encoding DUF1697 domain-containing protein, with translation MNTHLVFLRAVNVGGTPLAMGDLRAWLENLGFAEVRTLLQSGNVVMRGKPAGDAKLEAMLERAAAKQLALETDFFVRAPAEWREVITRNPFPKETAADPAHVVVYLLKEPPTAPQVRALQAAIAGRERVAADGRHLYAVYPDGIGRSRLTLGVIEKHLGTHGTGRNWNTVGKMAALAAE, from the coding sequence ATGAATACCCATCTCGTGTTTCTGCGCGCCGTGAATGTTGGAGGAACGCCCTTGGCCATGGGGGACCTGCGGGCATGGCTGGAGAACCTGGGCTTTGCCGAGGTGCGTACCCTCCTGCAGAGCGGAAATGTCGTGATGCGCGGCAAGCCGGCGGGCGACGCGAAACTCGAGGCGATGCTCGAGCGGGCCGCGGCGAAGCAGCTCGCGCTCGAGACTGATTTCTTCGTGCGGGCGCCGGCGGAGTGGCGGGAGGTGATCACGCGCAATCCGTTTCCCAAGGAGACGGCGGCCGATCCGGCGCACGTCGTTGTCTATCTGCTGAAGGAGCCGCCGACGGCGCCGCAGGTGCGGGCGCTGCAGGCCGCGATCGCCGGCCGCGAGCGCGTGGCGGCGGACGGGCGGCACCTATATGCTGTCTATCCGGATGGAATTGGGCGGTCGCGGCTGACCCTCGGGGTGATCGAAAAGCACCTGGGCACGCACGGCACCGGCCGGAACTGGAACACCGTCGGCAAAATGGCGGCGCTGGCGGCGGAGTAG
- a CDS encoding oligogalacturonate lyase family protein — protein MHLRPVSFLAVLAFAALGRAQSPATPTEWVDPDTGHRVVRLSQEPGTASLYFHQNAYTPDGKRLIVTTPHGIATINLATREITPLVEGRVRVIVAGKRSGDVYYTKGEDNARTVYATNVDTKFTREIARIPEGAIASINADETLLLGVFAPLPAGIEAPKSSSASQPNAAGTKPSFQAEYQANWPDGRPMTFAEAKDFRLHQRLMAIRQGPPQVIFTINIQTGERKEIVKEREWLGHLQFSPTDPHQIMFCHEGTWHEVDRVWLVRTDGTGLTNVHRRTMNMEIAGHEFFAADGKTVWYDLQTPRGEDFWLAGYQIANGKRTWYHLQRDEWSVHFNVSPDGTLFCGDGGDEEMVAHAKNGKWIYLFRPERIPDVAGIANPDSANLIDPGVFRAERLVNMQRHDYKLEPNVTFTPDMKWIVFRSNLSGEVHTYAVEIAKASGEKH, from the coding sequence ATGCATCTTCGCCCTGTCTCGTTTCTCGCCGTCCTGGCCTTCGCCGCCCTCGGACGCGCTCAGAGCCCCGCCACTCCGACCGAGTGGGTCGATCCCGACACCGGGCACCGAGTCGTTCGGCTATCGCAAGAGCCCGGCACCGCGAGTCTCTACTTTCACCAGAACGCCTACACGCCCGACGGCAAACGGCTGATCGTCACCACGCCCCACGGCATCGCCACGATCAACCTCGCTACCCGCGAGATCACGCCGCTCGTCGAGGGTCGCGTCCGCGTCATCGTCGCCGGCAAGAGGTCCGGCGACGTGTACTACACCAAGGGCGAGGACAACGCCCGCACGGTGTACGCGACCAACGTCGACACCAAGTTCACGCGCGAGATCGCGCGGATTCCCGAGGGCGCCATCGCCTCCATCAACGCCGACGAGACGCTCCTGCTCGGCGTCTTCGCCCCCCTGCCGGCCGGCATCGAAGCGCCGAAGAGTTCCTCCGCCAGCCAGCCGAACGCCGCCGGCACCAAGCCGTCCTTCCAGGCCGAGTACCAGGCCAACTGGCCCGATGGCCGCCCGATGACGTTCGCCGAGGCCAAGGACTTCCGCCTCCACCAGCGGCTGATGGCCATCCGCCAGGGCCCGCCGCAGGTCATCTTCACGATCAACATCCAGACCGGGGAGCGGAAGGAGATCGTCAAGGAGCGCGAGTGGCTCGGCCACCTGCAGTTCTCCCCGACCGATCCGCACCAGATCATGTTCTGCCACGAGGGCACCTGGCACGAGGTCGACCGCGTCTGGCTCGTCCGCACCGACGGCACCGGGCTCACCAACGTCCATCGCCGCACGATGAACATGGAGATCGCCGGCCATGAGTTCTTCGCCGCCGACGGCAAGACCGTCTGGTACGACCTGCAGACCCCGCGCGGGGAGGATTTCTGGCTCGCCGGTTACCAGATCGCGAACGGCAAGCGCACCTGGTACCACCTCCAGCGCGACGAGTGGTCCGTCCACTTCAACGTCTCCCCCGACGGCACCCTGTTCTGCGGCGACGGCGGCGACGAGGAAATGGTCGCCCACGCCAAGAACGGGAAGTGGATCTACCTGTTCCGCCCGGAACGCATCCCCGATGTCGCCGGCATCGCCAACCCCGACTCCGCCAATCTCATCGACCCGGGCGTCTTCCGCGCCGAGCGGCTCGTGAACATGCAGCGCCACGACTACAAGCTGGAGCCCAACGTCACCTTCACACCCGACATGAAGTGGATTGTCTTCCGCTCCAATCTCAGCGGCGAGGTCCACACCTACGCCGTCGAGATCGCAAAAGCGTCTGGCGAAAAGCACTGA